From Salvelinus sp. IW2-2015 linkage group LG2, ASM291031v2, whole genome shotgun sequence, one genomic window encodes:
- the asb11 gene encoding ankyrin repeat and SOCS box protein 11: MTGVQTEIALCSRPWRXPFHIYGGLACNSLMADLWSDRTPLHDAAYQGRLLILRTLVSQGFPVDMLTMDRVSPLHEACLGGHYACTTFLLENGANVEMVSTDGATPLFNACSSGSVACVRLILQHSPNTHAVHHLASPIHQAAKRGHRECLEVLLSHGFHIDLELPGVGTPLYTACLAQATDCVERLLQSGVDVQGGCGHDTPLHAAVLGGEVRMVELLMDYGADGSCRNSDGKTPLELAACDSTVRTTIQKRGPCTLSQLCRFCIRRSLGHARLDRTSALFLPYRLQAFLLYQ, encoded by the exons ATGACTGGTGTGCAGACGGAGATTGCCCTGTGCAGTCGGCCTTGGAGGGRACCCTTCCACATCTATGGTGGACTGGCATGCAACTCGCTCATGGCTG ACTTGTGGTCAGACAGGACCCCTCTTCACGATGCTGCCTACCAGGGTAGACTCCTGATCCTGAGGACTCTGGTCTCACAG GGGTTTCCTGTGGACATGCTGACAATGGACAGGGTCTCTCCCCTCCACGAGGCCTGCCTCGGAGGACATTACGCCTGTACCACGTTCCTACTGGAGAATGGGGCCAAT GTGGAGATGGTATCGACTGATGGAGCCACACCCCTCTTCAATGCCTGCAGCAGTGGGAGTGTTGCCTGTGTCAGACTGATTCTACAGCACAGCCCCAACACACATGCTGTCCATCACCTGGCATCACCCATCCACCAGGCTGCAAAGAGAG GTCACAGGGAGTGTCTAGAGGTGTTGCTGTCCCATGGATTCCACATAGACCTGGAGCTGCCTGGTGTGGGAACCCCTTTGTACACAGCCTGTCTGGCCCAGGCCACCGACTGTGTGGAGAGACTGCTGCAATCAGGTGTTGATGTCCAGGGTGGGTGTGGTCATGACACACCATTACATGCTGCAGTGCTAGGGGGAGAAGTCAGGATGGTGGAGCTTCTGATGGACTACGGGGCTGATGGGAGTTGTAGGAATTCAGACGGGAAGACTCCTCTGGAGCTGGCAGCTTGCGACAGTACAGTCAGAACTACAATACAGAAAAGAG GTCCCTGCACTCTTTCTCAGCTGTGTCGGTTCTGCATTCGGAGAAGTTTGGGACATGCTCGTCTGGACAGAACATCAGCCCTCTTCCTCCCTTACAGACTCCAGGCTTTCCTGCTTTACCAGTAA
- the piga gene encoding phosphatidylinositol N-acetylglucosaminyltransferase subunit A: MGQRRRGAXVHAPLANRHPDGLTVAPQAPARKHNICMVSDFFYPNMGGVESHIYQLSQCLIEKGHKVVIATHAYGCRKGVRYLTNGLKVYYLPLQVMYNQSTATTCFHSLPLLRCVFVRERITVVHAHSSFSAMGHDALFHAKTMGLNTVFTDHSLFGFADVSSVLTNKLLTVSLCDTNHIVCVSYTSKENTVLRAALDPEIVSVIPNAVDPTDFTPDPSQRYDDRITIVVVSRLVYRKGIDLLGGIIPELCLKHPDLHFLIGGEGPKRIVLEEVREKYQLHDRVRLLGALEHKDVRGVLVQGHIFLNTSLTEAFCMAIVEGASCGLQVVSTRVGGIPEVLPEDLITLCEPTVRSLCAGLDSVIARQRSGSVASPASIHAHVCTLYTWRNVAERTEKVYDRVAGEKVLPLDRRLLRLRTHCGPVAGSIFAFFAVLDFLFLILLRWLLPDCLIDVAMDATGPQGLWRQGLGDRKGTHSKSAMLTKEEPGGQKTKL, from the exons ATGGGCCAGCGAAGGAGGGGGGCARCTGTCCACGCTCCCCTAGCCAACAGACACCCTGATGGGCTCACAGTGGCTCCCCAGGCCCCTGCCAGGAAGCACAACATCTGCATGGTGTCAGACTTTTTTTACCCCAACATGGGTGGGGTGGAGAGCCACATCTACCAGCTGTCTCAGTGTCTGATAGAGAAGGGTCACAAGGTGGTGATCGCCACCCACGCCTACGGCTGCAGAAAGGGGGTCCGCTACCTGACCAACGGGCTCAAGGTGTACTACCTGCCCCTGCAGGTGATGTACAACCAGTCCACAGCTACCACCTGCTTCCACAGCCTGCCGCTGCTGCGCTGCGTGTTTGTCAGGGAGCGCATCACCGTGGTGCACGCCCACAGCTCCTTCTCCGCCATGGGCCACGATGCATTGTTCCACGCCAAGACCATGGGCCTCAACACG GTGTTTACTGACCACTCCCTCTTTGGTTTTGCTGATGTTAGCTCAGTGCTGACCAATAAGCTGCTGACGGTGTCTCTGTGCGACACCAATCACATTGTGTGCGTGTCGTACACCAGTAAGGAGAACACCGTGCTTAGGGCAGCACTTGACCCCGAGATTGTTTCTGTCATCCCCAACGCTGTCGACCCCACAGACTTCACCCCCGACCCTTCCCAGCGCTATGACGACAGGATCACCATCGTAGTGGTCAGCCGCCTCGTTTATCGTAAAG GAATAGATCTTCTGGGTGGGATCATCCCAGAGCTGTGCCTCAAACATCCCGATCTACAtttcctgattggtggagagggaCCAAAGAGAATCGTGttggaggaagtgagagagaaatacCAGCTACACGACAG ggtgCGTCTCCTGGGGGCCCTTGAGCATAAGGATGTGCGGGGGGTCCTGGTCCAGGGACATATCTTCCTCAacacctccctgaccgaggcctTCTGCATGGCTATAGTGGAGGGGGCCAGCTGTGGACTACAG gtggtaaGTACGCGTGTTGGAGGGATCCCTGAGGTTCTGCCTGAGGATCTGATCACCCTGTGTGAGCCCACCGTGCGTTCTCTTTGTGCCGGCCTGGACAGTGTCATCGCTAGGCAACGATCGGGCAGCGTCGCCTCCCCAGCTTCCATCCACGCCCACGTCTGCACCCTCTACACCTGGAGGAATGTCGCAGAGAGGACCGAGAAG gTGTATGACCGTGTGGCTGGGGAGAAGGTTCTTCCTCTTGACAGACGGCTGCTCAGATTGAGAACCCACTGTGGCCCTGTGGCAGGCTCCATCTTTGCCTTCTTTGCTGTCCTCGACTTCCTCTTCCTGATCCTTCTCCGCTGGCTCCTCCCAGACTGCCTCATAGACGTTGCCATGGACGCCACGGGCCCCCAGGGGCTGTGGAGGCAGGGCTTGGGCGATAGGAAAGGAACTCACTCTAAAAGTGCCATGTTGACAAAGGAGGAGCCAGGTGGTCAAAAGACCAAGCTATGA